The sequence CTGTGCCCCAAAATATCATAAGTCTTTGCATGTGAGGCCGTTAACGCTTGTATTTTCAGCCATTAAAACATCTGAGCTTTTCTGTAAACTCAGGCCAGTCATGGCACTGCTAGCTGCAAAGCTTCTCatgtttctttctgttattAGTGGCAAACCTGgctcagctgctgctctggataattgtgttttcttaggggaagaggagaaaaacagtCTGTACGAAGATGGCGATGTAGTTGTAGGGGGTTTATTCCCTCTGCATTACAGCCCTGTGTCTTCTGTTGCGGCATATAGAGCAAAACCAACACCTACTATGTATAAGTAGTAAGTTTTTAGTGATTATTCTGACAGTAGTTTACACATATAGCACATACAGATTGTTTTTGTCCATGgtatttttctgtgtatttatggTGTGTGATGAAATGCTTTTCTGCTTCTGTACAGTTTCAGCTCTCGTGCCTTGCGCTGGATGCAGACCATGACTTTTGCAATCAAAGAGATCAACCAGCGCAGTGATCTCCTGCCTCAGATAAAGCTAGGTTTCCACATCCGTGACAGCTGTGATGACATACCCGTATCTCTGAGAGCAGCTTTGCTGTTAGTGAACGGTCAGCCAGAGAGTGTGAGCGGAGATGAAAGTCTGGGAAAACACAACGGTTCTAATTTAGGTTGTGCTGCCATAAATAGGACTGTGTCTTCCGTAATCATAGGAGATGCTGCATCTGGGGTGTCTATGGCTCTACTGCGAAGTCTGGGTTCTTTCCACATCCCACTTGTGAGACTGTTTGAACTCTTTTGTTGTGATAATAccattaatgtgtgtttttgccatGTTAATTCAGCCTTTTATGATTTTACCATACCAGCGAAGCACCATTTGGTTGCAAAATTGTTGATGTCTGTAAAAGTGTGTCACCAAACTGTAACTATTCATAAGTTACCCAGGTTTAAtatgtgattttgcatttttgaggtGATCcagtggattttaaaaaattggtttgtgcttattttcagtggaaaatttttttttgcagcttttaactGGAGTTATAATTGcagaatgttgtgtttttattgtacttttctgctcacaatgtagaaaatgacaaactCTAACTTTGAGGCTtcagttttcagctgaaaacttCCAACTCCCTCTTTCATTGTAAGTGCAGGTGAAATTAAGCGCTACTGAATGCTTGTCATGACGGTGGCATTGTTTGGTGAAATCTGATTCTAGTTCAACAGTCTTTTCAGCAAGCCAGAGAGCAAAAGGTGAACTATCGTTTCCTATAATTGCAGGTGAGCTACTTTGCATCCTGCAGCTGTCTGAGCAACCAAAAGGAATTCCCCACCTTCATGCGTACCATGCCCAGTGACACCTTCCAGGTCAGAGCTCTGGCTCGGCTGGTCAGCTACTTCAGCTGGACCTGGGTGGGAGTTATCGGTGTGGAATCTGATTACGCCCGTTTTGCCATCCAGCTCTTCCTTCAGGAGTCAGTACAGTACGGTGTCTGTGCTGCCTACACTTATTTCTACCCTGTAGTGCTCAGTCAGCACGCTCTAGATGAGCTTCTGGACGTTATTCAGGTACCTCTGAATCTCTACAAATTTCTCATATGTGAGGTAAACCTACAGAGAGAAGACAACATAATATAGACACCTGTAGCAAATTATTTAATAAGAAAAGGTGCCACGTCTACTGTAAAAGTCACATGAAGCTTTGATTTGTATCTGGATAGCTTTAACCAAACCAAAATAACCCTCAATGATTGTGCTCTTAATGTTATGTTATTACACTCCTGAAATTAGTGATAatactactgctgctactgctgctgctgctactactactcataataataataataataataataataattataataataattataattgtTGGATTGCTGTCTTAACTTTAATTGTTGTTCTATTGCAATCTTTtaacataattaaaaatgtgctgttaTACACAATGTTAACATGGATGCTTGAATATTGATTGtatttaactctcctgttgtcttcatttacgagcaccacaaaatattgtttccttatctgaaaaaatacaaaaattcagcaaaaaaattcctcaaatttctgaaaatttccaaaaccttCAGATAATTCCAGTAAttcattaaaagtttcccttaaaagctttatttaaaaaaaaaaaaaaaatcccccaaatttggcaagaaaatacttgtaaatattttcaaaaaatgacaaaaatcttcccaaaaatcctaaaaatatctagtggttacatacatatcagtaaaatttcttatgttttcttgaagaacattcacaaaaaaatcaaccaaaatccaatgaaatttgctggatATTGGTTGAACTTTGTTGTAAATGttattaaagaaacatttttttaaaatttcttccaccaaaaaatgttcaaaaatttcccaacaatgttgaaaatgtggacatcagaaatttcactgtaaaaataaaaaaaataaatttgaacTATCTGTTCCTTCCCACTCATTAGATGTCGTCATCAAAGGTCATCATTAACTTTTCCAGTGAGTCAGAGATGCAGAGAATTCTCAGAGAGGTCCAACGTCGAAACATTTCTGGCCTGCAGTGGATCGCCAGTGAGGCCTGGGCCACCGCCAAATCTCTCTGGGAAAAGTCTGCAGATCTCCTGAAGGGGACACTAGGATTTGCCATCCGAAGAGCAGCCGTGATTCCAGGGCTGAAGCAGCATCTCACCTGCCTCTCTCCATCCCATATTCATGAATCAGCTTTCTTGGCAGAATTTTGGGAAGAGACGTTCAAGTGTCGACTAAATGGGTCAGTGAACAGCCACTCTCATGGGGTCGGCAGCTACCTCGACAGACCACTTTGTGAGGGGACTGAGGATTTAAGTGATGTTTACTCTCCTTATTCTGATGTGACACAGCTGAGAGTGTCCTATAATGTCTACAAGGCTGTGTATCTGGTGGCTCACGCCTTGCAGGACATGAGTAATTGCAAAGTTGGAAAGGGGCCATTCTTACATGGCACCTGTGCAGATCCAAAGAGTTTTAAACCTTGGCAGGTGAGACTAATCTTAGGTTAAAAATGCCATCTATCTTAAAAACAGATATATCTCATGTTTAAATGACCTATTTCCCTTCTtcttgtagcttatccactacATGAAGCGTGCTAACTTTTCTGCACTAGGGGAGAAAATCAATTTTGATCAAAACGGGGACCCCATTGCTTATTATGACCTCTTGAACTGGCAAAAGAGACCCGATGGCTCTTTACATTTGGTTAAAGTGGGTTTTTATGACGCCTCAATGCTCGCTGGACGCAGCCTGGTCATAAATGACTCAGCAATCCAGTGGCCTGTAGGGAAGCAGGTGTGTTCACTGCAAAAAGGCTTGAGGCCTTGTTCACCTCTCAGACTCTTGTATGCACTGTTGATCAAAACTTCAATTAATTTGTTCTTATTTGTGCGCAATATACTTCAGTGTCACCTGGAAATGTAATCTACTCAGCCTAGCATCAATTACATGTTAGTGTTGCAAAAATAAATCCCATTAATGACCCAATATTGTAACAACTTTAAGTATAATACAATTTCCATGGTAATGTAGTGAGTTAAttgcaaaatctgaattttattttagagatttAATATA comes from Amphiprion ocellaris isolate individual 3 ecotype Okinawa chromosome 7, ASM2253959v1, whole genome shotgun sequence and encodes:
- the LOC111589103 gene encoding extracellular calcium-sensing receptor-like, with product MALLAAKLLMFLSVISGKPGSAAALDNCVFLGEEEKNSLYEDGDVVVGGLFPLHYSPVSSVAAYRAKPTPTMYNFSSRALRWMQTMTFAIKEINQRSDLLPQIKLGFHIRDSCDDIPVSLRAALLLVNGQPESVSGDESLGKHNGSNLGCAAINRTVSSVIIGDAASGVSMALLRSLGSFHIPLVSYFASCSCLSNQKEFPTFMRTMPSDTFQVRALARLVSYFSWTWVGVIGVESDYARFAIQLFLQESVQYGVCAAYTYFYPVVLSQHALDELLDVIQMSSSKVIINFSSESEMQRILREVQRRNISGLQWIASEAWATAKSLWEKSADLLKGTLGFAIRRAAVIPGLKQHLTCLSPSHIHESAFLAEFWEETFKCRLNGSVNSHSHGVGSYLDRPLCEGTEDLSDVYSPYSDVTQLRVSYNVYKAVYLVAHALQDMSNCKVGKGPFLHGTCADPKSFKPWQLIHYMKRANFSALGEKINFDQNGDPIAYYDLLNWQKRPDGSLHLVKVGFYDASMLAGRSLVINDSAIQWPVGKQAFRSVCSDSCPPGSRIVRRKGEPICCYDCVPCAEGEVSNMTDSLECLRCSEDTWPNNERNLCIPKTIEYLSYHEFMGILLCVASLLGACLSISIIATFYTYKDTPLVRANNMELSFLLLVFLVVCFLVGLLFIGKPSDWLCRIRYPAFGISFALCISCLLAKTAVVLMAFRATLPGSNVMKWFGAKQQRASVLLGTAVQVIICLIWLLTSPPHATSNTHYHSATIIIECVTGSEVGFWCVLGYIGILACMCFVMAFLARKLPDNFNEAKFITFSMLIFFAVWVTFIPVYVSTAGKYTVAVHIFAVLASAFGLLFCIFAPKCYILMLKPEKNSKKHIMQR